TGATTTGTTTTTTACAGCAGAAGAGAATAGAGCTACTTATGAAGAATTAAAAAAATATAAAGAAAATGTTTCTTATCAAGAAATTGTATCCATTCATGGACATGACGCTTTTTTGATAGAATATGAACAATTAGATAATTTGCTGGCGTCTATTTTTTAGACGTAACATAAAAAATTACAAAATGAAAATATTAAAATTTGGGGGTAAATCATTATCCAATGGTGAAGGGTTAAATAAAGTAGTTACTATTATTACTGATAAAGTAAATCAAGGCGAAAAAATAGCAGTTGTTGTTTCAGCCAGAGGAAATGCTACTGATGAATTAGAAGAAATTTTAGGAGTGGCTTCTAAAAATGGGCCATATAAACCCTTATTTGAAAAATTTAAAGAAGAACAACAATCGGATTATCCAGAAGTTGATTTATCAGTTGAGTTCAATGTATTGGATAAGCTTTTTGAAGGAGTTAGCTTGATAGGGGATTACAGCGGTAAAATAAAAGATCAAATTTTATCGAAAGGTGAATTGCTTTCGGCTAAATTGCTTACAGCTATTTTAGTAAAAAATGGAATTAATGCTCATTTTGCGGATTCTAGGGAGTTAATCAAAACGGATTCTAAATTTGGTGATGCACAACCATTGGAACAAGCTTCTAAGAAAAACGTGATTCAATTCTTTAAACAAAATAGTGAAACGGTAAATATTATTACAGGTTTTATTGGGTCAAACTCAAAAAATGACACCACAACTTTAGGAAGAAACGGAAGTAATTATACCGCTTCTTTGATTGCTAATTATCTAGATGCCGAAGAACTTCAGAATTATACGCATGTTGATGGAATTTATACGGCTAATCCTGATTTAGTTCCTGATGCTAAAAAAATTGATTATTTGACTTTTAATGAAGCAAATGAGTTGGCCAATTTTGGAGCTACTATATTACACGCAAAAACGATTATTCCTTTATTGGAAAAAAATATTCCGCTTCGTATTTTGAATACATTCAATCACGAAAATAAAGGAACATTAATTCGTTCTACTGCCAGCAAAGAAGGAATCAAAACACTATCTGTTTTAGAGAATGTTTCTTTGGTAAATTTAGAAGGAAGAGGATTACTTGGAAAGACAGGAGTTGATGCCCGAATTTTTAGAGTAATGGGTGATAATGACATCAGTGTAAGTATTATTTCGCAAGGATCTTCTGAAAGAGGAATCGGATTAGTGGTTGACGCGGATAAGGCTACAAAAGCAATGATTGAATTAGAGAAAGAATTTGAAAATGATTTTTACTCTAAAGATGTAAACAAAATTTCGGTAACGGATGATGTTTCTGTAATATCAATTATTGGTCAGGATTTAAGCACTTTTCATAAACCATACACTGCTTTAATTAAAAATAAAATTGTTCCAATTCTTTTCAATAATACTGTTACGGGTAAAAACGTGAGTTTAGTAGTGAAAAAATCACAATTAAACAGAGCGTTAAATGTTATTCATGGAGAGATTTTTGGGGTTTCTAAAAAAATAAACATTGCTATTTTTGGACACGGATTAGTTGGTGGAACATTGATTAATCAAATATTAGAGTCAGCTGCGACTATTGAAAAAAGAAAAGATGTTCGATTAAATGTTTTTGCAATTGCAAATTCTAAAAACGTATTGTTGAATAAAAATGGAGTAACTCCAAATTGGAGAAATGAAATTCAAAATAATGGATTCTCTTATAAAATTGAAGATATTATTGCTTATGCAAACGAGCATAATTTAGAGAACTTAATTGCTATTGACAATACTGCAAGTGCAGATTTTGTGGAGAATTATATTCCTTTGATTGAAAGTAGTTTTGATTTGATTTCATCTAATAAAGTGGCGAATACATTGAGTTATAGTTTTTATAAAAAACTACGTAAAGTATTAGCGGATAATCAAAAGAGTTATTTGTACGAAACAAATGTTGGAGCTGGATTACCATTGATTGATACCATAAAATTACTGCATCTTTCAGGTGAAAATATTACGAAGATTAAAGGCGTTTTTTCAGGAACATTGAGTTAT
Above is a window of Flavobacterium sp. 123 DNA encoding:
- the thrA gene encoding bifunctional aspartate kinase/homoserine dehydrogenase I, producing MKILKFGGKSLSNGEGLNKVVTIITDKVNQGEKIAVVVSARGNATDELEEILGVASKNGPYKPLFEKFKEEQQSDYPEVDLSVEFNVLDKLFEGVSLIGDYSGKIKDQILSKGELLSAKLLTAILVKNGINAHFADSRELIKTDSKFGDAQPLEQASKKNVIQFFKQNSETVNIITGFIGSNSKNDTTTLGRNGSNYTASLIANYLDAEELQNYTHVDGIYTANPDLVPDAKKIDYLTFNEANELANFGATILHAKTIIPLLEKNIPLRILNTFNHENKGTLIRSTASKEGIKTLSVLENVSLVNLEGRGLLGKTGVDARIFRVMGDNDISVSIISQGSSERGIGLVVDADKATKAMIELEKEFENDFYSKDVNKISVTDDVSVISIIGQDLSTFHKPYTALIKNKIVPILFNNTVTGKNVSLVVKKSQLNRALNVIHGEIFGVSKKINIAIFGHGLVGGTLINQILESAATIEKRKDVRLNVFAIANSKNVLLNKNGVTPNWRNEIQNNGFSYKIEDIIAYANEHNLENLIAIDNTASADFVENYIPLIESSFDLISSNKVANTLSYSFYKKLRKVLADNQKSYLYETNVGAGLPLIDTIKLLHLSGENITKIKGVFSGTLSYLFNNFSAKDVPFSEILKEAIDNGYTEPDPREDLCGNDVGRKLLILARELDLQNEFEEIKIQNLIPEHLREGSASEFLTKLKEFDSVYAKIKNEQEPNHVLRYIGELSGDLQSDKGNLEVKLVSVPADTALGGLKGSDSFFEIYTESYGDRPIVIQGAGAGSAVTARGVFGDILRLSDKG